A region from the Benincasa hispida cultivar B227 chromosome 12, ASM972705v1, whole genome shotgun sequence genome encodes:
- the LOC120067786 gene encoding monothiol glutaredoxin-S2-like, with product METVNKLVSDRPVVVFSKNSCCMSHSIKTLLCDFGVNPTVYELDELPRGKEIEQALLRIGCNPAVPAVFIGGELVGGANEVMSLHLKRNLIPMLRKAGALWV from the coding sequence ATGGAGACTGTGAACAAGTTGGTTTCTGATAGGCCAGTGGTGGTTTTCAGTAAGAACAGTTGTTGTATGAGCCATTCTATCAAGACACTCTTGTGTGATTTTGGAGTTAACCCCACAGTGTACGAGCTCGATGAGCTTCCGAGAGGGAAAGAGATAGAGCAAGCTCTCCTCCGCATTGGTTGCAACCCTGCGGTGCCTGCCGTGTTCATTGGTGGGGAACTGGTCGGTGGCGCTAATGAAGTCATGAGCCTTCATCTTAAGCGGAACTTGATCCCCATGCTTAGGAAGGCTGGTGCTTTATGGGTTTAA
- the LOC120068186 gene encoding monothiol glutaredoxin-S10-like: MDLVAKMAAKKAVVIFSKSTCCMCHAIERLFYDQGASPQIHELDRESRGKEMESALSKTLGCSPAVPVVFIGGKLIGSANTVMTLHLNGSLKKLLKEAGAIWL; the protein is encoded by the coding sequence atggaCTTGGTTGCAAAAATGGCAGCGAAGAAAGCTGTAGTGATCTTTAGTAAGAGTACGTGTTGCATGTGTCATGCAATCGAGAGATTGTTTTATGATCAAGGAGCGAGTCCACAGATTCACGAGCTCGATCGGGAATCGAGAGGGAAGGAAATGGAGTCAGCTCTCTCGAAGACATTGGGTTGCAGCCCCGCCGTGCCGGTTGTGTTCATCGGTGGAAAGCTCATTGGCTCCGCCAACACTGTCATGACTCTTCATCTCAATGGCTCCCTAAAAAAATTGCTAAAGGAAGCTGGAGCCATATGGCTTTGA